The Trichosurus vulpecula isolate mTriVul1 chromosome 4, mTriVul1.pri, whole genome shotgun sequence genome contains a region encoding:
- the GPR160 gene encoding probable G-protein coupled receptor 160, translating into MFISLDNHTFQFQSYPGHPSLDPSCMVLLVILVKTFLNILMIAIGRKDTHQSFLECFCMSVVLIDFFLLVALSFIAYFQDFALWGIRFTKYHICLLPQILSFAYGFLHGPVFLLAGLDHYLNISQTSKVSHFCQNILYFFSVIFIWIAALAYVLGDPVIYVSLSKHGLSSYQCPFYISIQSYWLSVFMVGVLLVVFATCWSEVLTLIQSLHITSYMKETALYFPLAPEWDHTVVCKKQLLTKLFICFLGTWLPFVCLQIIILFLDMRIPAYVEMNVPWLYFVNSFLIAAVYWFRSHELKVTETILCMDPFVSWKFCFIPFTIHHMEQTEKTAAVMVC; encoded by the coding sequence atgttcatttctctGGATAATCACACGTTTCAGTTCCAGTCATATCCTGGGCACCCATCTCTAGATCCCAGCTGCATGGTACTCTTAGTTATTCTTGTGAAAACATTCCTCAATATCCTGATGATAGCCATTGGAAGAAAAGACACCCACCAAAGTTTTCTGGAATGTTTTTGCATGTCTGTAGTGCTCATCGACTTCTTCCTTTTGGTGGCCCTCTCTTTTATAGCCTATTTCCAAGACTTTGCCCTTTGGGGCATTAGGTTTACAAAATACCACATCTGTCTATTACCTCAAATTCTGTCCTTTGCCTACGGCTTCCTGCATGGCCCAGTTTTTCTTCTAGCCGGTCTGGATCACTACCTGAACATCTCTCAGACGTCAAAGGTCTCACACTTCTGTCAAAacatcctttatttcttttcagtcatttttatttGGATCGCAGCCCTTGCGTATGTTTTGGGAGACCCCGTCATCTATGTAAGCCTGAGTAAACACGGTCTTTCTTCCTACCAGTGCCCTTTCTACATCAGCATTCAGAGCTACTGGCTATCAGTTTTCATGGTGGGGGTCCTCCTGGTGGTTTTCGCAACTTGTTGGTCTGAAGTCCTGACACTGATTCAGTCTCTTCACATCACTTCCTATATGAAGGAGACCGCCCTGTACTTTCCTCTTGCACCAGAGTGGGATCACACAGTCGTCTGTAAAAAGCAGCTTTTGACCAAACTTTTCATCTGTTTCCTTGGAACTTGGCTCCCATTTGTTTGCCTTCAGATAATCATTCTGTTTCTGGACATGCGGATTCCAGCCTATGTGGAGATGAATGTCCCCTGGTTGTATTTTGTTAACAGTTTTCTCATTGCTGCTGTTTACTGGTTTAGGAGTCATGAGCTTAAGGTAACAGAAACAATTTTATGCATGGACCCATTTGTCAGCTGGAAATTCTGCTTTATTCCTTTCACAATTCATCATatggagcaaacagaaaaaaCTGCAGCAGTGATGGTCTGTTAA